From the Mycobacterium sp. DL592 genome, the window GGTAGTGCCGGTCGTTGTAGTCGGTGCGATATCCGGGCAGCGCGAGCAGACCAATGAGGCACAACGCGGTGGTGGCCACCAGGATCGGCCCGGGCCAGCGAACGACGGCGGTGCCGATGCGTCGCCAAAAGCGTTCACGCGAAGCGCGTTTGGGTTCCAGGCGGCCGAAGCGACTGGCCACTGTCACCACCGACGGCCCCAGCGTCATCGCCGCGCTGACGACGACGAGCATGCCGATGAACAGCGGTATACCCATCGAGCTGAACATCGGGCTGCGGGTGAAGTGCAGGCAGAGCATGGCACCGGCGATGGTCAGGCCCGACCCGAGGATCACATGGGCGGTGCCGTGGAACATCTCGTAGTAGGCGGACTCTTTGTCGGCGCCTTTGGCCCGGGCTTCCTGGTAGCGGCCGAACAGGAAGATGACGTAGTCGGTGCCGGCGGCGATGGCCAGCATGGTGAGCAGGTTGACGGCGAACGTCGACAGGCCGATGAGGTGGTGATGGCCGAGGAAGGCCACCACGCCACGGGCCGCAGCGAGTTGGAGGAACACCATGAACATCGCCAGCAGCACGGTGGCGATCGAGCGGTACACAAACAGCAGCATCACCGTGATGACGCCGAAGGTCAGCAGGGTGATCAGCTGCAGGCTGCGGTCACCGGCGATGTGGGTGTCGGCGATCAGTGCGGACGGCCCCGTGACGTAGGCCTTGACTCCGGGCGGGGCCGGGACGCTGGCCACGATCGCCTTGGCCGCCTCGACCGACTCGTTGGCCAGGCCTTCGCCCATGTTGCCGGCGAGATAGACCTGCACGTAGGCGGACTTGCCGTCCTCACTTTGTGAGCCTGCTGCGGTCAGCGGATCACTCCAGAAGTCCTGGACATGCTCGACGTGCTTCTTGTCCGCGTTGAGCTTGCTGATGATCTCGTCGTAGTACTTGTGCGCCGAATCACCCAGCGGCTGCTGGCCTTCCAGCACGATCATGATTGAGGTGTTGGAGTTGAACTCCTTGAACGTCTTACCGATCGTGTTCATCGCGACGGTCGAGGGGGCGTCGGGAGCCGCCATCGGCACCGACTGCGCCTGGCCGACGACCTCGACCTGGGGCACCACCACGTTGGTGATGACCGTCAGCGCCAGCCAGCCGAGGATGATCGGGACGGACAGCCACCGGACCCACTGCGCGATGTGCGGGCGTTTACCGTGCTCGTCGGCCTGCGGTCGTTCTTTTTTATTGAGGGTGATCATGCCGACTTGACCAGACAGAAGGTCTGGGCGTTGACACCGGTGGAGGTCTTTTCGTCCTTGAGTTCACCGTTGACGGTGATGCGGCAGCCGATCGTGTCGCTGTCGCCCTGGGCCACGATGTTGGCCGAGGCGGCGGGCGCGGTGGTGGTCAGCGTCAGCGACCACGGCAGGGTGACGTCGCGCGCGATCTGGGGCGTGGCGTCGAGGTCGAGGTAGTTCACGGTGGCGACGGTGCCGGGCGGCCCGTAGATCTCGTAGGTGACGGTCTTCGGGTTGAACGGCTTGGTGTCGTTGGCCAGCCCCGAACCGGCGCGGGTCAGCTCGGTCTTACCGAAGACACCGTGCAGCCGGTAGACGCTGAAGGCGGCCACCGCGACGACAAGCAGGATCACCACCGGCAGCCAGACCTTGCGGAAGCCGCGCATCAGCCAACCTCGCCGCTTGGCGGGACGCTTGGCAGCGTGACCGGGTTCCGGCGCTTCGGGTGCGGGCTCCGCCTCCGACGGCGTCGAGGAGTAGGTGTGGCTATCGAGACTCATGACCCGGCCCCCTCCGCTTCCTGCAGTTCACCCTGGCATGGTTCCACAGCTGCAGTTAGCACCGCTACATAGTAGAACTAACCGTTGTGTGATCCTAGCCCGTGTGACAAGCGTCATGGGTCAATCCCAGCCCGGGCCCGCTCACAGCGCTAAAACAGCCGCGCCTCGACGCCGAAGTCCTTGAGCGCCTGATCGAACTGCTCGGCCAGCACGTTCTTGTCGTTGGGGCCACCGGCCTGCCAGGCCTGGGCCACCAACAGGATCGTGCCGGTCATCCGCAGCGACGCGACCATCAGCGAACCGCCGATCTGGTCGAGCGTTTCCCTGGTGACGGGCCATTCCACGCCCCGCGCCCAGAACGACGCGGCCTCAGTGCCGTCGATCCTGTTCACGTCGTCCGGGAGCTGCCCGACGTTCGAGCAGCCCACCGACTTGTCGCCACCCGTCGTCATCTTCTCCAGCCGCCGCAGCAGGCGCTTGGAGGTCAGCGGGGTCAACGGCAACGGTGCAATGAGCTTGTTGCTTTCCTTCTCGAGGGCCTTGAATCCCTCCCGCACGCTGGTGCGCAGGCCCTCGAGGTTGGCTGTCACGGTCTCGGGGTCGCCTTTGATGGTCATTCCGGTGAGGGCATTGGCCCTGGTGTCGGTCAGCGTCCGCTCGCTGACCGGAAAGTTGATTGTCACCAGTCCGTCGGGTCCGACCCGGCCCCGAGCCTTGCTGAGCCGGGTTGTAACCCCGGCGACCAGCGAGTTACTGGTCCCACCGAGGCTCGCGGCGCGGGCGTCCCACACGTCGGCGTCGATATAGGCGGCCACGGTCGGGATGAGGGTCAGCGCGCCCGCACCGGGTGAATGGTCGACCGGCGGCTTGGCGTTCGCCGGCGACTTGGGGCCACCGGCCTCTTCGCGGCCCAGCTTGACTGCCGCACGGACCGCTGTGCCCATCTCCGGAACAGCTCGCGCGATCTCGCGAAGGTCCGCACGCAGCGCGCGTCCGAGCGGGCGCGATCGTGCGGGCGGGTAACCGAGTTCCATCTTC encodes:
- a CDS encoding MmpS family transport accessory protein; its protein translation is MRGFRKVWLPVVILLVVAVAAFSVYRLHGVFGKTELTRAGSGLANDTKPFNPKTVTYEIYGPPGTVATVNYLDLDATPQIARDVTLPWSLTLTTTAPAASANIVAQGDSDTIGCRITVNGELKDEKTSTGVNAQTFCLVKSA